Proteins from a genomic interval of Salmo salar chromosome ssa14, Ssal_v3.1, whole genome shotgun sequence:
- the rab8a gene encoding ras-related protein Rab-8A, protein MAKTYDYLFKLLLIGDSGVGKTCVLFRFSEDAFNSTFISTIGIDFKIRTIELDNKKIKLQIWDTAGQERFRTITTAYYRGAMGIMLVYDITNEKSFENIKNWIRNIEEHASADVEKMVLGNKCDINDKRQVSKDRGEKLALEYGIKFMETSAKANINVENSFLTLARDIKSKMDTKLEGSSPQGSSHKVKISQPQKKSSFFRCALL, encoded by the exons ATGGCGAAGACATACGATTATTTGTTTAAGTTACTGCTTATCGGAGACTCCGGTGTCGGGAAGACCTGCGTGCTGTTCAGGTTCTCAGAGGATGCTTTTAACTCCACATTCATCTCCACCATAG GCATTGACTTTAAGATTAGAACGATAGAACTAGACAACAAGAAGATAAAGTTACAGATATG GGACACAGCAGGGCAGGAGCGATTTCGAACAATCACAACAGCGTACTACAGAGGAGCGATG GGTATCATGCTAGTCTATGACATCACCAACGAGAAGTCCTTCGAAAACATAAAGAACTGGATACGGAATATAGAGGAG CATGCATCGGCTGATGTTGAAAAGATGGTCCTCGGTAACAAATGTGACATCAATGACAAACGGCAAGTGTCCAAAGACAGGGGAGAGAAG CTGGCGCTGGAGTACGGTATTAAGTTCATGGAGACTAGCGCAAAGGCCaacatcaatgtggaaaactcgTTTTTGACACTTGCCAGAGACATCAAATCAAAGATGGACACAAAATTG GAGGGTAGCAGTCCTCAGGGGAGCAGCCACAAGGTGAAGATCTCTCAGCCCCAGAAGAAGAGCAGCTTCTTCCGCTGTGCCCTACTGTGA